The Populus alba chromosome 4, ASM523922v2, whole genome shotgun sequence genome contains a region encoding:
- the LOC118053646 gene encoding cysteine protease XCP2 encodes MISEMEYFKKSQIVRLILLLLVGLTSVSSSLPSKYSIVGNGFSELPPDESILEIFQQWRDRHQKAYKHAEEAEKRFANFKRNLKYIIEKTGKETTLRHRVGLNKFADLSNEEFKQLYLSKVKKPINKTRIDAEDSSRRNLQSCDAPSSLDWRKKGVVTAVKDQGDCGSCWSFSSTGAMEGINAIVTSDLISLSEQELVDCDTTNYGCEGGYMDYAFEWVINNGGIDTEANYPYTGVDGTCNTAKEEIKVVSIDGYKDVDETDSALLCAAAQQPISVGIDGSAIDFQLYTGGIYDGDCSDNPDDIDHAVLIVGYGSENGEDYWIVKNSWGTSWGIEGYFYIKRNTDLPYGVCAINAMASYPTKEASAQSPTSPPSPPSPLPPPPPTPVPPPPSPQPSDCGDFSYCPSDETCCCILNVFDYCLVYGCCAYENAVCCADSEYCCPRDYPICDVEEGLCLKGQGDYLGVAASKRHMAKHKFPWTKLQERTKTDHRALQWKRNPFAAMR; translated from the exons atgatatcAGAGAtggaatatttcaagaaatccCAAATTGTTCGTCTAATTCTCTTGCTTCTAGTTGGGCTAACAAGCGTGTCTTCTAGCCTCCCTAGTAAGTACTCTATAGTTGGCAATGGCTTCAGTGAGCTTCCACCAGATGAAAGCATCCTTGAAATCTTTCAACAATGGAGAGACAGGCACCAGAAGGCTTACAAGCATGCAGAAGAGGCAGAGAAGAGGTTCGCGAATTTTAAGAGGAACCTGAAATATATAATTGAGAAAACAGGAAAGGAAACAACTCTGAGGCATAGGGTGGGGTTGAACAAGTTTGCTGATTTGAGCAATGAGGAGTTCAAGCAACTTTATCTGTCAAAGGTGAAGAAACCCATCAACAAAACGAGGATTGATGCAGAAGACAGCAGTCGGAGAAACTTGCAGTCGTGCGATGCACCTTCCAGCTTGGACTGGAGGAAGAAGGGAGTTGTCACCGCTGTTAAGGACCAAGGAGACTGTG GAAGCTGTTGGTCATTCTCTTCAACTGGAGCCATGGAAGGAATAAATGCCATTGTCACTAGCGACCTGATTAGCCTCTCAGAGCAAGAGCTCGTAGACTGTGATACAACCAATTATGGGTGTGAAGGAGGCTATATGGACTATGCTTTCGAATGGGTTATAAACAATGGTGGAATCGATACAGAAGCTAATTATCCTTATACAGGAGTTGATGGTACCTGCAACACAGCCAAG GAGGAAATAAAAGTTGTATCCATTGACGGGTATAAGGATGTAGATGAAACGGACAGTGCACTCTTGTGTGCTGCTGCTCAACAGCCCATTAGTGTTGGTATTGATGGTTCTGCGATAGATTTCCAACTATATACTGGT GGAATCTATGATGGTGACTGCTCTGATAATCCAGATGACATTGATCATGCTGTTTTGATAGTTGGCTATGGTTCAGAAAATGGTGAAGATTATTGGATAGTGAAGAATTCATGGGGCACATCATGGGGAATCGAAGGATATTTCTATATAAAGAGGAACACTGATTTACCTTATGGTGTATGTGCAATCAATGCAATGGCCTCATATCCAACAAAAGAAGCTTCTGCACAATCTCCAACTAGTCCTCCATCGCCTCCGTCACCGCTGCCTCCACCTCCACCAACACCAGTGCCACCTCCCCCCTCCCCTCAACCAAGTGACTGTGGAGACTTCTCCTACTGCCCGAGTGACGAGACTTGCTGTTGCATTCTTAACGTCTTTGATTACTGTCTTGTCTACGGTTGCTGTGCATATGAGAATGCTGTTTGCTGCGCTGACTCTGAGTACTGCTGTCCCCGTGATTACCCTATTTGTGATGTTGAAGAAGGGCTCTGCCTCAAG GGCCAGGGAGATTATCTGGGAGTGGCTGCAAGCAAACGACATATGGCTAAGCACAAGTTTCCCTGGACCAAGTTGCAGGAAAGAACCAAAACGGACCACCGTGCTCTGCAGTGGAAGAGGAACCCCTTTGCTGCAATGcgttga
- the LOC118053655 gene encoding peroxisome biogenesis protein 7 encodes MPVFKTPFNGYSVKFSPFYESRLAVATAQNFGILGNGRLHVLSLSPAPSSPLTELISFDTADGIYDLAWSESHDSLLITAVADGSVKLYDTALPPTQNPLRSLQEHTREVHSVDYNPTRRDSFITASWDDTIKLWTLDRPASIRTFKEHTYCVYSAAWNPRHTDVFASASGDCTVRIWDVREPGSTMIIPGHDFEILCCDWNKYDDCIIATASVDKSIKVWDVRSFRAPISVLNGHGYAVRKVKFSPHHRNLMVSCSYDMSVCMWDFMVEDALVGRYDHHTEFAVGVDMSVLVDGLMASTGWDELVYVWQHGTDPRAP; translated from the coding sequence atgCCAGTCTTCAAAACCCCATTCAATGGCTACTCCGTCAAATTCAGCCCATTTTACGAATCTCGTCTCGCCGTCGCCACTGCTCAAAACTTTGGAATCCTCGGCAACGGTCGTCTACACGTCCTCTCCTTATCTCCAGCACCCTCCTCCCCTCTAACCGAACTCATCTCCTTCGACACTGCTGATGGCATCTACGACCTTGCCTGGTCTGAATCCCACGATTCCCTCTTAATCACAGCTGTGGCCGATGGCTCCGTCAAGCTTTACGACACCGCCTTACCCCCAACACAAAACCCACTTCGTTCCCTCCAGGAACACACGCGTGAAGTCCACTCAGTCGATTACAATCCCACGCGCCGTGATTCTTTTATTACCGCTTCCTGGGATGACACGATTAAATTATGGACCCTTGACAGGCCGGCGAGTATTCGTACGTTTAAAGAACACACGTATTGTGTTTATTCTGCTGCGTGGAACCCGAGGCATACGGATGTCTTTGCATCTGCTTCCGGGGACTGTACTGTGCGAATCTGGGACGTGCGTGAGCCGGGAAGTACGATGATTATTCCAGGTCATGATTTTGAGATTTTGTGTTGTGATTGGAATAAATATGATGATTGTATTATTGCTACTGCATCGGTGGATAAGAGTATTAAAGTATGGGATGTAAGGAGTTTCAGAGCTCCGATTTCGGTTTTGAATGGACATGGTTATGCTGTTAGGAAAGTTAAGTTTTCGCCCCATCATAGGAATTTGATGGTTTCGTGTTCGTATGATATGAGTGTTTGTATGTGGGATTTTATGGTTGAAGATGCATTGGTTGGGAGGTACGATCATCATACTGAGTTTGCTGTTGGAGTTGATATGAGTGTGCTTGTTGATGGGTTGATGGCAAGCACTGGGTGGGATGAGTTGGTTTATGTTTGGCAGCATGGGACGGACCCGAGAGCACCTTGA